The DNA region ATTATCAACGAAGTACCCAGACCTCGGCTCAGGTTGATGACTACTGCATTGTTGGCATTCATGGCGTGTCCGAGGTTCTTTTCGGCAATGCCAAGACAACGGGTGTCGTTTTCGATAAAAACCGGGGTGTTGAAACGCTCCGAAAGATATGCAGCAAGCGGTTGCTCAAGAAAATTGAAATAGGTGATCGACCTGCCGCTTTCGGTATTCACCCGGCCGGTGATGCCGAATCCCATGCCCAGCACGGTGTCTTCTTTTACCTCGCAATTGTCGAGACATTGCTGAACAAAGGCGACCACTTCTTCAAGACAAGTTTCAGTGTTTTCAAGCTTGAAGTCTGTTTTTTGCCTGTATTTGAGCACATTGAGCCCCGGATCGACCATGGCAACCGAAATGCGCTTAATGGATACCTCGACAGCAATGGCGAAAAAGTTCGGATCGTTGAGCGCATAAAGCAAGGGTTTGCGACCGTTCTGGTTTTCTTTCTTTCCAACCACTTTGATCAGGCCCTCTTCCTGAAGCTCGTTCATGAGCTTGATGCCGGTTGGAATGCTGACGTCGAGCTTTTTGCAGATCTCGGGTATGGTGATGGCCTCACCTTGTTGCGAGATGGCCTGTATGATTCTGAGCTTACGCTGTGCGTTGCGGTTTTTGGAAGCAGCTTCGTCCTGCGGTTTATTGAATATTGTTTTCATCGTCTAAAAGTATCAGTATGACAACATTTTGAAATAGCTTGTTCCCGGGGCGCCTTTGAGCACGGCGATAAACATCCCGCTTCCATATGCCTGAATGTCAATCAGATGGCTAAAGCTGCCGCTGAGGCGTGACTGCTGCACAATCCGTCCGTCGGCAGCCAGGATGAGCAGCTCGATGGGTTCAGTTGTTTGTCCCGACAGGACGTAACGTCCGGCCGCTGCACCTTTGCGCAGATTGATTCCCTGGAAGGCCGTTTGACCCAGCGAAGAAGGCTGTTGAACTTCGATGGGGGCAGACACCTGCAGCAGGATGGGCGGGTTGCTCTGCAACACCCCTTCGGGCAGCTCGAACATGCCGGTGGCCAGGTAGGTGCCGGGCAGGTCGCCATTGTAATCGGGCGCATCCCAAAGGAGGTCCACAGTAAACACCTGGTTGAGGGTGGTAGTGATTTGCGTTTGCGGACTCAGTTGTGCGAGTGCCTGCGGCTTGCTTGTCCCCAGCGGAACGCTGATGCCGGGTACAGGTGCAATGCTATTGATGATGTTCAGGTTGAGGCTCGGATCGTAAGACACAATACGTATGGCATCGGCCACTACATACGAGCCGGAAGTGGCAGCCGCGGTAATGGTGATGTTTTCGTCGGGCGTAGCGTTGAACTGAAAGCTGCCCACATAAGCCCATGTGCTGCCCTGTTGGGTCTGGTTCATGGGCACAGTGGTGGTTTGACCGGCGTGGGTGACTACAAAAGGCGTGTTGGTGGCACGGTTGGCAGCAGCAGTCCACCAGCCATAAATCTCATATTGTCCCGGAGCGGGCAGGTTTAGCGGAAAGCGGTAATACTGGCTGGCCGTACCAAGTGCATGAAGCATCGAAGGCGTTTGCCACGATCCGGGGTTGGCTGTGGGGAACCAGTTGCCCGCACTGGTCACACCCTCATCGCCTGTGTCGATAATTTTGGTGAAGGTGGGTGTGGGCGGTATGTTGAGCGAATCGGCATGCACAATGGCCAGGATGGTGGGCACAGCGCGATTTTGGTTGTACAGGCTCTGGCTGCCCGCAGCCATGGCCGTCGAGCCGCCCCCATCGAGGTTGATGGCCTCGCTGCAGCCCAGCGAAAGCATAATCTCTGCCAGGTCGGGGATGCGCAGGTTGTTGCTGATGAACAAGATAGCTTTATTGTCGGCCGTGCGCCCCACAGCCGTGCGCGGCCTGTAGTCGGTGAGCAGGATGCCACTGCCCCAGAATATCTCTTCGCAATAGGTGATGTTCACCTGACCGTTTTTGACAAGTTGCGGCCCGCCTCCCAGCCCGAAAAGGATGTTGCTGTATTGCGTCCCCTCGGCTTTGGTTGGCGCCGGAAGCGGGTTGGGCGCATTGCAGGCATAGGGCAAAGGCTGGGCGTAGTAATAAATATCATCAAAATTGTAGGAATGATGATACACCCAGCGCGTGGCCAGCTGACGTCCCTGCTCCATGGCAAACAGCGGCCGGACGAGCGGATAGTTCTGCCCGTTGCGCACCACCGAGGTCACATTGATGGCTTTCACCTGACTGGGATAAACCACAGACGAAACCGAGGTGCCACCTGAAAAAAATCCGCCGTTGATGGCCCCGTAGGCACCCACCTGGGCCGAAAGCTGATGCACCTGGGCCGGACTGGCCACAAGGTAAGGACGTACACCAACCGTAGGCACTGCCATGTCCACCTTATAATAATAGGCTAAAAAATTCGGATCGGCAGGATTGGTGCCTTTAAACAACTGCACACCAGCCGGCAGGCTGTATTGTCCGGTTTGTTCCTGCCAAACCAGCGACTGCCCCTGAACGACCCACGAGCCAACAATGCATGCCAGGAAAAGAATCACGCTTCTGTGTAATTTCATTGCGAGGGGTGTTAATGAAATCTTCACACCAAAATTAAATTTTTTAAAAACTTACCTATACTTAAGTAAAAAAATTTTTTATTTCGCAGCACATTTGAAAATGCATACCAAAGGGCAAATGCGGTCAGGTTCAGGCAAATCAGATGCAAATAATTCATTTCCAAATACATGTATTTTTTAAATTTTGAAAATCCCCCTGGGGCTGTCAAAGACCCGGAAAAAATCACCGCAACTATTACCGCAACATTTGCATTAATCAAATCAGAAATCACCCACAAAACGAACTATAGCACACCATGAACAAAAAAATTATCCTGCCGGAAACCCTGAGCCCGGTAGAACGCGCCGTATGCTGCCACATTCCCCGAAAACATCCTGTGAACATTCCCTACATCACGGTGGACAATTTCCCCAAACTTGGGCTGCTCACCGCACTGCGCTTTCTCGAATGGGTGGCCGATCATCCCGAGGGCGTCATCAGCCTGCCTACCGGCAAAACCCCTGAGTACTTCATCAAATGGACGCAGCAGATCCTCGAAAACTGGAACAGCCGCGAAGGCGAAAAACTGCGCAGGGACAACGGCCTGTTGCTGGACAAAAAACCCCGCCTCGACCTGCTTCGATTTGTGCAGATCGACGAGTTTTACCCAATCAGCTCCGCACAGCACAACAGCTTTTACAACTACGTGAGCAATTTCTATATCAGGGGTTTTGGCCTCAACCCCAAACGCAGCCTGCTGATCAATTGCGACGAGATACCATTATGGGAAGGCAGACATTTCAGCAAGGTCTTTCCCGATACCATTGTGGATTTGGGATTGCGTTACCGCGAACCCAAAACCCGCCTGGAGGAAATTCAGCAGAAATCCATCTTTATGATCGATGACTGGTGCACCCAATACGAGCAGCAAATCCGCGAAATGGGGGGCATCGGATTCTTTCTGGGAGGCATAGGTCCCGACGGGCATATTGCTTTCAACACCCGCGGCTCAGACCACCACAGCACTACCCGCCTCACAGCCACCAATTTCGAGACACAGGCTGTGGCAGCCGGCGACCTTGGCGGCATCGAAGTGTCGCGCAACAGGCTGGTAATCACCATCGGACTGCAAACCATCACCTACAATCCGGAGGCTGTGGCCATCATATTTGCCGCCGGCGAAGCCAAAGCCCCGATGGTGCGCGATGCGCTGGAAGAAACCCCTTCGAACATGTATCCCGCAACTGCCCTCACCCGCCTGCCTCATGCCAGGTTTTACCTGACCACAGGTGCAGCCAGCATGCTCAGCGATGCCATGGAACACTACTACACCGGCAGTCCGTGGACACAGGAAAAAACAGAGCGGGCGGTACTCGACCTGTGTCGCAGGATCAACAAGTTTGCCGACCGCCTCACAATGGACGACCTCAAATCTGATCCCTATTGCCGCCTCATTCCCGGCCTGAATGCCAATACGGTGAGCGAGGTAATGGATAGCATCACCAAAAAAATCGAGAAGGGTACCGCCCCACTCGGAAACCAGGTATTTTACCACACCGGCCCGCACCACGACGACATCATGCTCGGGCTGTTGCCACACATCCACCGGCTCTCGCGCAACGAAACCAACCGCAGCCACTTCAGTGTGCTCACCTCTGGCTTCACGGCCGTCACCAACAAGTTTCTGATTCAGAAACTCGAAGACGTACTCTACTTTCTCGACCGCGAAGAGATTCAGATGGTCAAATACCCCGATTTCTTCGAACGGGGCTACAAACATAAATATGACAAAGATGTGTATCACTACCTGATCAAGGTGGCTTCGGGACAGGAGATCGAGCGCCGCAGAGGATTTGCCCACCGCATGGTGCGCAACCTGATCGAGGTGTATAGCGTGAAAAACGAGAACCAGCTCCGCGATACCATCCATGATGTGCTCTCGGTGGCACGCAACAGTTACGACGGCGCCAAAATGCCCCCCAAAATCCAGACCCTGAAGGGAATGATCCGCGAGTTTGAAGAAGAACTGGTGTGGGCCTGCTTCGGCATGACGAAAAATGAAGTACGGCATTTGCGACTGGGCTTCTATACCGGCGACATATTTACGGAAAAACCTGAACGTCAGCGCGATGTGCTGCCCATACTGGAAGAGCTGCGCCGCATTCAGCCCACGGTGATCAGTCTGGCCTTCGATCCGGAAGGCAGCGGCCCCGACACCCACTACAAGGTGCTTCAGGCCATAGCCGACGCCATCCGCCTCTGGGGACAGGAAAAAGACCTTAGCCAGCTGCGCATCTGGGGTTACCGCAATGTGTGGTATCAGTTTCATGCGGCCGAAGCCACGCACATCGTACCCGTTTCGCTCAATGCCATGGGCATCATGGATTACACCTTTACCAACTGCTATCTGAGCCAGGTGGACGCCTCCTTCCCCAGCTACCGCCACGACGGAAAATTTTCCGACCTGTCGAAACGCATCTGGGTAGATCAGCTCAGGCAGGTGCAACTGCTGCTGGGCAAACCGTTCTTTTATCAGAACGAAAGTCCCAGGTTGCGCACCACGCATGGCCTGCTGTATTTCAAGGAGATGGATGTGGAAGAGTTTTTGCGCTCGGCACGCGAACTCGAAAAGTCAACCGAGGGATTTTAACAGTCCCCAGCCGCCACTTATCCCCGAAACGGAGTCAGGGCTTCGACAGTGTCCAGCTGCCGGAGTCCACTCCCCAATCGGGACCAAAAAAACCGCTCATCCGCATGTCTTCCAGGCCGTTGAGCAGCCAGCCGGCTTTGAAAATCATCAGGTCGGGAAAGGCTGTGATGCCTGAGAAATAGTGGTTTTGCACGGCAGCCTTCAGACCAGTCAAACCACTGCCTCCCACTATGCCTATCAGGTTGTCATTAGTTCCTTTCAGCGGAAATACTGCATAGAAACCAAGGTCGTCGCCCTCAAACCTTTGGCGCCCCACCTGCACATACCCCTCACCGGCCTGCAACGGAGCATCGCTGAGCAGCTTGTTCCATGCACGGTTGGTTTCGGCATTGCCATACAGGATGATGTTGCGGCCGGCAAACTGCTTTTCATCGAAAAGGGTGTCGGCCAGCACTTCCGGTGCGCCATTCGCACGGTAAAGAAAGGTTTCGGCATCGAACAAGGCCCTGCGGCGGTTCCACTCCTGCATCTCCTCCGAGCCGCCAGTGCCGTAAACCAGCACAAAACGCTTTTCGAAAGCCGTCTTGAATCCCCCGTTTCGCCCGGGATGCTTTTCGTTTTCCGGAATGTTATCCGTTGGTTTCCAGCGTTTTCCGTCAAAATAGAAATATTTTGTTCCGGTGGAAACTTTTTGGCCATCAATGGTGACCTGTTTCACCTGCAGGGTGCCGAAGGCCTCGTCGGACAATGCGAGCCGGCGTACATTGGCAGTTTTTATTTCAAGGCTTTTGGGCGAGCGTATGGCCTCTGCGCGGCTCATCATTCCGTTTTGCTGCTGCTGCCCGATGGTCAGCCAGGCGTTGGTGGCATTGACGCCAATATTGGCTGTGAGTAATACCAGCGTATCGCGTTCCGAAACGGGTTTCATTTTGTGCCTCCGCAAAAACTCGAACAGGGGTGGCCAGTCCATGCTTTCGTCTCCATACCAGTGCGTTCCTCCCGGGTGTTCGTAGTAGGCCATGTGCCTGTGCAGGGGCGCCAGGATGTCGCGCATGCTGCGGGCCTGTGTTACCGGCACCACTTCGTCGGCATCGCCATGGAGCACATAGAGCGGGGTTTGCACATAGTTTTCTGTAAAGGCGGTCATGCGTGCGTGCAGGGCCGAGCGGTAAAGCATCTGATAATGAGGGTGATCGAAAAATGCGGTGTCCGAACCTGTGCGGCGGTAAGCGATGATGTCGGGATAACCGGCCGCAGGCGCCATGGCAGCAAACATGCCCGGATAGGTGCCACCCATAACCCAGGTGCCATGTCCGCCCATGCTGTGGCCGGTCACATAGGTGCGCAGGCTGTCGGTTTGCCAGAGCCTGCGGGCCTGATCAAGAACCTCGAACGCGTCGAGCCGGCCCCAGTCTTCCCAGTTGAACCCAAAAGGACGGCGGTTGGTTGGCGCCACTATATGTGCCCACGACTTGGGCTTATAAGCCCTGATCTGGTTGGTGGCCTCTACCGAAGCCCCATGCAACGAAAGCACCAGGGGCTGAGCTGCGGAATCGGACAACGAAGGCAACACGCTGAAATACTGCACGCTGCCATCAATCTGGCTGACAAAAGTGCGTTCGTGGTAGGTGCGGGCATCCTGCACCTTGAGCATTACGTCTATTTGATGCAACATTTGGTTATGTGCATCCAGAAGCTGCAGCCTGGCCTCCACTTTGTCAATCTCCGGCAGCTGCAGGGGTGCAGGCACCAGAAAAGGCAATTTCCGCTGGCTCATGGCAGGCACGTGCAAAAGCGGTGAAACCAGCTCCTCGCCACTGGCCAGCATTACTTTCATTTTGAGCCCCGATAGCTCATCTCGGGTTGCATTGAGTACCCGGATAGCCGCATGCAAGGGCATATGCGCACCCTTGAGCACCGTTGGCAAGGTCATGTCGCGCCTGAGCAGCATCACGGGTTGCGAAGGAATCACCAAAGCCGCCTTGAGCCGCTGAAACCTGCCATACGAAAACAAAAATGTGTTGATGCCCTGCTTGAGTTCCACGGGGTGCAGGGTGTAGCCGTAATCGTAATGATCCCCTTCGTAGGGCAGTCCGTTTATTAAGGCCATGGTATGCCCCGTTGCCTCGAGCAATACGATCTGTCGCTCCGCGCTTTCGAACTCGGCATAAAGCCAGCCGCGCTGCATGCCGGTAAAGAGGTGGTTGCTGTCGGCCCGGACAGCTTCCCAGCGCAAGGTGTCCTGCCTTTGCGGAAAACCGGCTATCAATTCCTCACCTGCTGCCGGCTGCTTCCGTTGCCCTGTGGCCATTAGCCAGAGCACCACATCCTGATTGCCCATCAACATACCCGGCCGGATGGCGCCATTCAACATCAACCCCTGGTGAAAACGGTGCAAAACATGACCTTCATCCGTGGTTTCGACACGTTCCTTGCCAAAGTATTCCACTACATTGCCCTGCTGTTGGGCCTGCATGTTCATGGCTATCAATAAAACCCACAGGAAAAGGCTGATTTTTAACGTCATTGTGCAGCGGTTTTGGCAAGGTAAAAGTACTAAAACGATTTAGTCATTATCGCTTTTTACATCAAAAATGCCTGCCCCATTGCGGATATATTGTCCGTATTTTTCGCGCAAACATCTTCTGTTCAAATATTATATGGGACTATTGATTTTAAAACCACAGTGCCATAAATTTGACGTGTTGATGAAGTCACGAAACAAACCAATCATTGCCACATGCATATCAACATCCCGGGAACAGCTTTGGTGGTCAATGGGTTGGCTTTGCTGCTCATAGCTCTGTATTTTGACCGGCGCAAGCAGGAGCCTTTGGCAGAGTCGGTTTGGTGGCTGATGATAGCCGCCGCATGGTGGTCGGTATTTTACGGCATGGAGCTGTCGGCAGAATCCGAACGTTACCTGCATCTGCTCTTTGTGATGGAATTTCCGGCGGTGATGACTGTTCCGGTATTCTGGCTGCTTTTTGTGGTTCGCCTCACAGGATATCGGTTCCTCAAACCCTACCGCCTGGGCTGGCTTTTTGTGGTGCCGGCATTCAATTGGCTGATGCTGATCTCCAATCCTTTGCATCACCTTTTTTATACCGGCGCCCGTATTGTCGAAACGAATGGTTACAGCTACACACAATTCGATCCTGGCCCGGTCTTTTTGTTTGTTCATATTGTCTATTCACATCTTTTGGTTGCTGCCGGACTGATGTTGCTGGTCCGCGCCCTTGCGCTGAGCACAGGCATCAACCGCAACAAGGCTGTTGTTTTTCTTTTTGCCGCCACATTGCCATATATCCTCAGTCTCTTCTGGATTCTGAATATCAGACCCTATGGCTTCCTCGACCTCACTCCCTTCGGGTTCACGGTCATTGGTTTGACGATGTTCGCGTTTTACAAAAACCTTTCGGACTTCGAACTCCGACCACTGGTGCTCAACAGCCTGTTCGACAACCTGCCCGATCCCCTTGTTGTGGTCGATGTGGCCCGGAAACATGTGACTTATACCAATGCCTCCGGACAACAGCTATTAAAAGCGCTGGAAGAAACTAACGAAAACAAGAGCCACTTTGAACAGCTGAAACAATTGACCGACGAAACCCAGCTGGAATATCAACAACGTTATTATTAGGTGCGGACAAACCTGCTGGACGAAAACCTGGCTGGTCAAAAGTTTCAGCTTTACCGCTTTCAGGACATCACCACGCAAAAAACGCACGAAGCACATTTGGCGGAGCTTACCCGGACTGCCTCCACCTTTGGCAACGATGACAGGCAAAACATCGAAAAAATACTGGCGCTGCTGGGTGAGATTTACGGCGCCGATGCCTGCCTGTTTAATGTGAAAGTGGGCAGCAATCTGATTACCAAAGCATCATGGAACGCACCCGCAGGCTATCAGGAAGTGGACAAGGCCGATGGTCACATTTGCACCGATGTGATCCGTGAGCGCAGGGCCGATCCGGTGGCAATACAGCAGCTGCAACAAACGGCCTATGCCAGCACCGACCCCAATGTGCAGCAGTATAACCTACAGACGTACCTCGGCATAGCCTTGTCGGCTGAGAATCACCCGGGCGCAACAATCTGCATGGTGTTCACCCAAAACCGTGAATTCACAGAAAGCGAGCTTCAGTTGCTCAAACTGGCTTCGTATGTGGTTTCCAACGAACTGACGCGTCAGTCTCAACTTAATAAACTCACTGCTGCCGAGGCCAATATGCGTGTTGTGCTCGAAAACTCACTCGACAGCATCTGGTCGGTGGATACCGACTTCCGCATCACCTATGTCAACGAGGCTTTTCGCAAAGCCTACTTTCGTGCCTTTCATGTGGAGCTCAGTGAGGGCATGCACATCCTCAACACCTTGCCCCAGCAGATCCGTCCGGTATGGGAAGAGCGCTACAGGCGCGGACTCAAAGGCGAACGCTTTGTGTTTATCGATTCCGTTCCGCTGGACAATGATGTGGCATACATTGAGCAATCGGTAATGCCCATTGTGATCGACAACCGTGTGACGGGCATTTCGTTCTACGGCCGCAACATCACCGAAAAATACCTGGCTGAGCAACGCCTGATACAAAGTGAGCAGCGCCTGTCGCAACTCAATGCGGCCAAAGACCGCTTGTTTTCGATTATTAGCCACGACCTGCGCAGCCCCTTCAACAACATCATCGGTCTGAGCGAGGTGATAGAGGAAATGGCCGCCGAAAACGGCAATGAGGCCCTGAAAGAATATGCCTCAGCCATCCTGAGGGTGTCGAAAAACACTTTTGCCCTGCTTGAAAACCTGCTGCACTGGTCGCGTATGCAGAGCGGAAAAATGCAACTCGAACCAGCTAAAGTATCGCTTGCTCATATTGTGGCTCAGGAACTGGAATTTTTGCACCAGCACATCAATAAAAAACTGATTAAAATCACCAATCAGGTGGACCAAGGGCATTATGTGATGGCCGATGCGCAATCGCTGGCTGTGATTGTAAGGAACCTCATCTCCAATGCCATTAAGTTCAGCCACGCAGAAGGTGAGGTTGTGCTGGAATCGGAGCTGGACAATGCATATGTGTTGTTACGGGTACGGGATTTCGGGGTGGGCATCCCGGCCGACGACCAGAAAAACATGTTCAAGCCTGAAACCCACCCCACTAAAAGGGGTACACAGAACGAAACAGGCACCGGCATTGGGCTGTTGCTGTGCAAGGAACTGGCCGAGAAAAACAAGGGATACCTGCTGGTAGAAAGCCGACCCGGAAAAGGCAGCACCTTCACACTCATGCTCAATCCGGCCGGTTGAAAACGCCAGACATAAGTGGTCAAGCCCCAAATGCGGATTTCCTGGCCAAAAATCATCCTTTGCTCCGAAATTTTGACTTCGGGGCGCCAATTGTTATAACTTGCGCCTGATTTATTCACCAAAAACCAAAAACTATGGGCTTCATTTCCGAATTTAAAACCTTTGCCATGCGCGGCAATGTGCTCGATATGGCTGTGGGTATCATCATCGGTGGCGCCTTCGGGAAGATTGTTTCCTCGTTTGTGGCCGACGTCATCATGCCTCCCATCGGGCTGCTGGTAGGTGGGGTTGATTTCAGCGACATTAAACTAACCCTGAAGGAAGCGGTGATGAATGGCAGCGAGGTAACCACTCCGGCTGTTACCATGAACATCGGGTTGTTTCTGAACACGGTGATCGACTTCACCATTGTGGCTTTTGCCATTTTCCTGCTTATCAAAGGAGTGAACAACCTGGCACGCAAAAAGGCCGAAGAACCAGCCGCTCCACCAGCACCCCCGGCACCGAGCAAAGAAGAGCTGCTGCTGACCGAAATTCGCGACATCCTGAAAAACAAGTAAAAGAAAGTCCGGCTACAAGGCCGGATTTTTTCATTTGCTTTGCTGCATTTCTCTTTCGAGCTGTGCATACCACTCCTGGCCAAACTTGCGGATGAGGGCCTCTTTAAGAAATTTGTAGAGCGGTGTTCCGGTGCGGTTACCAAGCTTACGGGCAGGGTTGCATATGCTCCACTGGTGGTAGTTGACATGCGTAAAACCGCCCTTGACCGCCAGCCTCACCGGATACAGGTGACAACTCACCGGCTTGCGAAAACCTGTCTTCCCCTGGCTCCACGCCCTTTCGATTGTGCAGTAACTCACCCCGTTGGGATAAAAACCGGCAAAAGCGCACTCTTTGCCATCCACCAGCGGAGTAACGAAATTGCCCGCTTCGTCGTAATCGAACACCCCCTGCTGGCTGACCACCTCCCTGCCTGCCTCGGTCATAAATGGCAGAATATTCTCAATTTCATCTTCCAGAATGCTGATTTCCTCTTCTTCGAGCGGAGCACCGGCATCGCCGCCCACACAGCACTCGCCTTTGCAGCGGGGCAGGTCGCACACAAACCGGGCGTTCAGAAAATCGTCGGAAAGGATGGTGTTGCGAATGATAATCATGGCGCAAAATTAACCAAACAAAGCCTTGCCGGAATAGCAGTCAGAAAGCGACAGACTTTATTGCAAAGTGTTTACCATCAACTTGTTGCCGTGCGCAGATGCACATCCATTTGCGGGAAAGGTATGGTAAGCCCTTCGGCAGCAAAGGTTTCGTACACCTTGCGGTTCATGTCGAAAAATACGGGCCAGTAATCCTCCTGTTTGGTCCACACGCGCACCACGATATCCACCGAACTGTTGTTGAGCTGATGAAGCGCCACAAAAGGCTCAGGCTCGGCAAGGATACGTTGGTCGCCGGCAATCAGATTTCTGAGCACTGCCTCAGCCTTTTTATACGAATCGCCGTAGGCAATACTGAATACCCAGTCCACACGGCGCTCAGGCATCTTGGTGTAGTTGATGAGCGATCCGGTGGCTAAGGCGCTGTTCGGGATGGTCACCACACGGTTATCAAAAGTGGTAAGCAAGGTGTACATCATCTGGATTTCGCGAACGGTGCCGATGTAACTGCCGCTTTCAATCACATCACCAACACGGAACACCTTGAATAAAAGGATAATAACCCCTCCGGCCAAATTTTGAAGCGTGCCTTGCAGCGCCAGACCCACAGCCAGACCGGCAGCACCCAGCATGGCAATGAAACTCGTCATCTGCACCCCGATCATTCCGAGCACAGTGATGATTACCAGTATTTTAAGCGCAATACTCAGAAAGCTGCGCAGGAAAGTACGCAGCGATGCATCCACATTCCTGCGCTCCATGATCTTCATCAAACCGGCTTTCAACCGGCCTACCAACCAAAAACCTATGACAAGAGCAACGATACCGCCAAACAACCTGAAACCAAACTCCACCAACATTTTGAGCAACATGTCCGGATTTTCAGCAAGGGTGGTGAGTGCACTTTTTTCCATCGTTTGTACTTTAGAAGCGGCTAAATTACCCAGAATATCCCAAATCGGCATCAACGGAAGCATTGACATGGTGACTTGCATCGTGCAACCGATGTAGCCGGGTCTGGCATTCGGATATGAAGTCAGGTTTTTCAATATTCAGCCAAACTCCTACATTTGTCAGCCATCCAATGAGACTTTCGCTTGGCTATTTGCACTGTTTGACGGTATAGGTGCAACGGACAAGCCGTCGGCGTGGATGAGAAAAATGTAACTATCAATCTATGAAGGTTTTAAAATTTGGCGGGACTTCGGTTGGCACCGCCGGAGCAATACGCAAGGTGGCCGAAATTGTCGGAGGACGCATATCGGAAGGCGTGCAGCCATTGCTGGTATGCTCAGCTATGGGAGGCGTGACCAACCAGCTTATCGGCCTGGCAGAGGCGGCAGGTGCACAGCAAAACTACGCCTCCGGCCTTCAGCAACTGGTGAGGAGGCACATGGACACCGCCGGTGAACTTTGTCCGGATGATACCGAACTGCGCAACGAACTGATCCGTCTGTTTGCGCGGCTCGAAAACCTGTTGCAGGGCATCGCAGCGGTGGGCGAGCTTTCGATGCGCACACGCGACCTGGTGATGAGCTTTGGTGAGCAGCTTTCGTGCCGTCTGGTAACCTCCTTTCTGCAACAGGCCGGCATCAATGCAGTGTTTACCGACAGCCGCAAACTGGTAATCACCGACAATCGTTATGGCCATGCTGCTGTAAACGAACAGATTACCTATGACAATATCCGCCAGTGGTACGGTCATACCGCTCCGGCCGTTGCCGTGGTAACCGGCTTTATAGGAAGTACCGCCCAGGGACAAACAACCACCATCGGACGTGGAGGCTCCGATCTGACAGCGGCCATTTTCGGAGCTGCATTGCAAGCCGAAGAAATAGAGATCTGGACCGATGTGGATGG from Bacteroidota bacterium includes:
- a CDS encoding glucosamine-6-phosphate isomerase produces the protein MPYITVDNFPKLGLLTALRFLEWVADHPEGVISLPTGKTPEYFIKWTQQILENWNSREGEKLRRDNGLLLDKKPRLDLLRFVQIDEFYPISSAQHNSFYNYVSNFYIRGFGLNPKRSLLINCDEIPLWEGRHFSKVFPDTIVDLGLRYREPKTRLEEIQQKSIFMIDDWCTQYEQQIREMGGIGFFLGGIGPDGHIAFNTRGSDHHSTTRLTATNFETQAVAAGDLGGIEVSRNRLVITIGLQTITYNPEAVAIIFAAGEAKAPMVRDALEETPSNMYPATALTRLPHARFYLTTGAASMLSDAMEHYYTGSPWTQEKTERAVLDLCRRINKFADRLTMDDLKSDPYCRLIPGLNANTVSEVMDSITKKIEKGTAPLGNQVFYHTGPHHDDIMLGLLPHIHRLSRNETNRSHFSVLTSGFTAVTNKFLIQKLEDVLYFLDREEIQMVKYPDFFERGYKHKYDKDVYHYLIKVASGQEIERRRGFAHRMVRNLIEVYSVKNENQLRDTIHDVLSVARNSYDGAKMPPKIQTLKGMIREFEEELVWACFGMTKNEVRHLRLGFYTGDIFTEKPERQRDVLPILEELRRIQPTVISLAFDPEGSGPDTHYKVLQAIADAIRLWGQEKDLSQLRIWGYRNVWYQFHAAEATHIVPVSLNAMGIMDYTFTNCYLSQVDASFPSYRHDGKFSDLSKRIWVDQLRQVQLLLGKPFFYQNESPRLRTTHGLLYFKEMDVEEFLRSARELEKSTEGF
- a CDS encoding ROK family protein, translated to MKTIFNKPQDEAASKNRNAQRKLRIIQAISQQGEAITIPEICKKLDVSIPTGIKLMNELQEEGLIKVVGKKENQNGRKPLLYALNDPNFFAIAVEVSIKRISVAMVDPGLNVLKYRQKTDFKLENTETCLEEVVAFVQQCLDNCEVKEDTVLGMGFGITGRVNTESGRSITYFNFLEQPLAAYLSERFNTPVFIENDTRCLGIAEKNLGHAMNANNAVVINLSRGLGTSLIINGNLVSGSAGYAGEFGHMHFGKGEKMCLCGKVGCLGTMVGGHALEEQFMQQISESQPSLLAGEIGDGVRYDQILEAALKGDQLSIRLIQQMGRDLGYALGNIINLLNPELVVLGGKFAKLGAIILDPVRSGMAESALINPLKMCRLEASVLGDMALLKGVASLVFEHFELLQNRNVENPVYF
- a CDS encoding phosphodiester glycosidase family protein, yielding MKLHRSVILFLACIVGSWVVQGQSLVWQEQTGQYSLPAGVQLFKGTNPADPNFLAYYYKVDMAVPTVGVRPYLVASPAQVHQLSAQVGAYGAINGGFFSGGTSVSSVVYPSQVKAINVTSVVRNGQNYPLVRPLFAMEQGRQLATRWVYHHSYNFDDIYYYAQPLPYACNAPNPLPAPTKAEGTQYSNILFGLGGGPQLVKNGQVNITYCEEIFWGSGILLTDYRPRTAVGRTADNKAILFISNNLRIPDLAEIMLSLGCSEAINLDGGGSTAMAAGSQSLYNQNRAVPTILAIVHADSLNIPPTPTFTKIIDTGDEGVTSAGNWFPTANPGSWQTPSMLHALGTASQYYRFPLNLPAPGQYEIYGWWTAAANRATNTPFVVTHAGQTTTVPMNQTQQGSTWAYVGSFQFNATPDENITITAAATSGSYVVADAIRIVSYDPSLNLNIINSIAPVPGISVPLGTSKPQALAQLSPQTQITTTLNQVFTVDLLWDAPDYNGDLPGTYLATGMFELPEGVLQSNPPILLQVSAPIEVQQPSSLGQTAFQGINLRKGAAAGRYVLSGQTTEPIELLILAADGRIVQQSRLSGSFSHLIDIQAYGSGMFIAVLKGAPGTSYFKMLSY